Genomic window (Candidatus Nitrosocosmicus franklandus):
TTTTGAGAATTACAATCCCAATAACAAATCAAAAAAATAGGTTGGAATATTTGTTAATCTTCACTTTAGATCCGAATACCGATGATTTTGATTATCTTATTATGGAAAAAGTAATTCCTGTGGTTACTAACTTCTTTTCAAGGATTTTGACAAAATCATATTGATTTGTAATGTTGGCTAGAATGTTGTCCAAATCGTTTCAAAACAGCTATATTTTAAAAATTGAGGATACTACTTATTTTTATTATTATATATTGATAATTTCGGATAACTGATTTAATTTATGATCTAGAATCGCCCGAGTCCATACCATGTAAATAAATATTTTTAAAACAATTAATGTTATTTTGAATGTTGACGACTATAGGTAATACTTCCATTCATCCTGATGAGCCTGTGAAGATCATGGGAATTATTAACGTCAGTCCCGAATCATTTTATCAAAATTCAATCAAAAGAACCGAAAATGAAATACAAGATACACTGTCTGAAATGGAGGCTTCCGGGGTAGACATAATAGACGTCGGAGGCATGTCTACTGCTCCATATCTTAGAACAATAATTCCCGTTGAACTCGAGATAAAAAGATTGTTTAATGCTGTGTCTGCAATTAGGCAAATTAGTGATATCCCAATTTCCATAGACACTCCTCGATCTGATGTAGTTAGATCTCTTTTGAAATTGGAAATAAATGCCATAAACGATGTCACTGGATTGAAATATGACACTAAAATGTCCAAACTCGCATATGAAAATGATCTACCGATAATTATAGGAGCACACATATCTAACAATGTAAATTCATATTATAGTGGAGATGTGCACGATACTCTTTCGCTTATACGAGATAGTATTACTATCGCACAGAAATCTAACATCGACCTTGATAATATGATCGTTGATCCTTCTATTGGTTTTTTTAGACAATCCGGAAATAGTCCCTTTTTCTCAAGAATCAAAGGGATGGAGTGGTATATTCGTGACTTGGAAATTCTCTCTAATATCGAGATGTTTAAATCTCTGTCTATTCCACTTTGTGTTTCAATTTCAAGAAAATCATTTATCCAGTCACTGTTTGGACTAAATGTTGAGGATAGATTAATTCCATCAATTATATCCGAAGTGCACTGTGCTATTCATGGGGCCTCATT
Coding sequences:
- the folP gene encoding dihydropteroate synthase translates to MLTTIGNTSIHPDEPVKIMGIINVSPESFYQNSIKRTENEIQDTLSEMEASGVDIIDVGGMSTAPYLRTIIPVELEIKRLFNAVSAIRQISDIPISIDTPRSDVVRSLLKLEINAINDVTGLKYDTKMSKLAYENDLPIIIGAHISNNVNSYYSGDVHDTLSLIRDSITIAQKSNIDLDNMIVDPSIGFFRQSGNSPFFSRIKGMEWYIRDLEILSNIEMFKSLSIPLCVSISRKSFIQSLFGLNVEDRLIPSIISEVHCAIHGASLIRTHNVKETRQALDMLNLLRE